One part of the [Pantoea] beijingensis genome encodes these proteins:
- the gluQRS gene encoding tRNA glutamyl-Q(34) synthetase GluQRS, which produces MMPLSYIGRFAPSPSGELHFGSLIAALGSYLQARSQQGNWCVRIEDIDPPREVPGAAAQILRQLEHYGLHWDGEVVWQSQRHEAYRDILVWLRENRQSYFCTCPRSRIQQLGGHYDGHCRNLQHRADNAALRLRQTAPVTRFHDVLRGQISVDAALAQEDFIIHRRDGLFAYNLAVVVDDHFQGITEVVRGADLIEPTVRQITLFEQLGWKTPAYLHLPLVLNNDGNKLSKQNHAPALAKSDPRPALIGALRFLGQSVHTGWQDESLESLLKQAIQRWDVTKIPHHDAAGAEAMTSAFSNRSH; this is translated from the coding sequence CCGCGCTGGGTAGCTATCTTCAGGCCCGTTCGCAGCAGGGAAACTGGTGCGTGCGAATTGAAGATATCGATCCGCCACGGGAAGTCCCGGGAGCTGCGGCACAAATTCTACGTCAGTTAGAACACTACGGCCTGCACTGGGACGGTGAGGTAGTTTGGCAATCGCAGCGCCATGAAGCTTATCGTGACATTCTTGTCTGGTTACGTGAAAATCGGCAAAGCTATTTTTGTACCTGCCCCCGCAGCCGAATTCAGCAGCTTGGCGGGCATTATGATGGGCACTGCCGAAACCTGCAGCACCGCGCCGACAACGCAGCTTTACGTCTGAGACAGACGGCTCCCGTTACCCGTTTTCACGATGTCTTGCGCGGTCAAATCAGTGTCGATGCTGCGCTGGCACAAGAAGATTTTATTATTCACCGCCGTGATGGCCTGTTTGCTTACAATCTTGCGGTGGTGGTTGACGATCATTTCCAGGGGATTACCGAAGTCGTACGTGGCGCCGATCTGATTGAGCCGACAGTACGACAAATCACGCTGTTTGAACAGCTCGGTTGGAAAACACCGGCCTATCTGCATTTACCGTTAGTACTGAATAATGATGGCAATAAACTATCAAAACAAAACCATGCCCCCGCACTGGCGAAAAGCGATCCGCGCCCGGCACTTATCGGCGCATTACGTTTTTTAGGACAGTCAGTACACACTGGCTGGCAGGATGAATCACTGGAAAGTCTGTTAAAGCAGGCAATTCAACGGTGGGATGTCACAAAAATCCCACACCATGACGCAGCGGGAGCGGAAGCAATGACTTCAGCATTCTCAAATCGTTCTCACTAA
- the pcnB gene encoding polynucleotide adenylyltransferase PcnB — protein sequence MFTRVANFCRKVLNREDEAPTVVEEVRHMTIIPRDRHTISRKDISENALKVLYRLNKAGYEAYLVGGGVRDLLLGKKPKDFDVTTNATPEQMRKLFRNCRLVGRRFRLAHVMFGPEVIEVATFRGHHQAETLPDDRNGSQRGENGMLLRDNIFGSIEDDAQRRDLTINSLYYSVADFTVRDYVGGLNDLQQGIIRLIGDPETRYREDPVRMLRVVRFSAKLGMTVAAETAEPIPRLATLLQDIPPARLFEEALKLLQAGYGYTTYLQLREYQLFQPLFPIITRYFTEQGDSAMERMVIQVLKNTDNRIHNQMRVNPAFLFAAMFWYPQQEAAQKIAQESGLAWYDAFALAMNDVLDEACRALAIPKRITTLVRDIWQLQLRLPRRHGKRAWKLMEHPKFRAAYDLLALRAEVENNHELQRLSTWWSEFQVSAPPQQKNMLNTLGDDPVPRKRVRRPRKRIPGSAPRRDSNNA from the coding sequence ATTTTTACCCGAGTTGCTAATTTTTGCCGAAAAGTCCTGAATCGCGAAGATGAGGCACCAACCGTGGTTGAGGAAGTCCGTCATATGACGATCATTCCCCGTGACCGCCACACAATCTCGCGTAAAGACATCAGCGAAAATGCCCTCAAAGTGCTCTACCGCCTGAATAAAGCCGGTTACGAAGCCTATCTGGTAGGTGGCGGCGTACGCGATTTGCTGCTGGGTAAAAAACCAAAAGACTTTGACGTGACCACTAACGCCACGCCGGAGCAGATGCGTAAGTTGTTTCGCAATTGCCGCCTGGTTGGGCGTCGCTTTCGCCTGGCCCACGTCATGTTTGGTCCGGAAGTTATTGAAGTTGCAACGTTTCGCGGCCACCATCAGGCAGAAACGTTGCCCGACGATCGTAACGGCTCTCAGCGCGGTGAAAACGGCATGCTACTGCGCGATAATATTTTTGGGTCAATTGAAGATGATGCCCAGCGCCGCGATCTCACCATCAATAGCCTGTACTACAGCGTAGCTGATTTTACCGTACGTGATTACGTCGGTGGCCTGAACGATCTGCAACAGGGGATTATTCGCCTGATTGGCGATCCTGAAACGCGTTACCGGGAAGATCCAGTACGCATGCTGCGCGTGGTCCGTTTTTCAGCCAAGCTGGGCATGACCGTTGCGGCCGAAACCGCCGAGCCAATCCCGCGTCTCGCTACGTTACTACAGGATATTCCGCCGGCGCGTTTATTCGAAGAAGCGCTTAAACTATTGCAGGCTGGCTATGGCTACACGACCTATTTGCAGCTGCGTGAATATCAGCTTTTTCAACCATTGTTCCCGATTATCACACGTTACTTTACCGAGCAAGGTGATAGCGCGATGGAGCGCATGGTGATACAGGTGCTGAAAAACACCGACAATCGTATTCATAACCAGATGCGCGTCAATCCGGCCTTTCTGTTCGCCGCCATGTTCTGGTATCCCCAGCAAGAAGCCGCACAGAAAATTGCGCAGGAAAGCGGTCTCGCCTGGTACGATGCATTTGCACTGGCAATGAACGACGTACTGGATGAAGCTTGTCGTGCGCTGGCGATCCCTAAACGTATTACTACGCTGGTGCGTGATATCTGGCAGTTGCAGCTTCGCCTACCGCGTCGTCATGGCAAACGTGCATGGAAACTGATGGAGCATCCAAAATTCCGTGCAGCCTACGATCTGCTGGCCTTACGTGCTGAAGTTGAAAACAACCACGAACTGCAAAGGCTTTCCACCTGGTGGAGCGAATTTCAGGTTTCAGCGCCACCTCAGCAAAAAAACATGCTGAACACCCTGGGTGACGATCCGGTCCCGCGTAAACGCGTCCGGCGGCCACGCAAACGTATTCCTGGATCGGCACCGCGCCGGGACAGCAACAACGCATGA
- the folK gene encoding 2-amino-4-hydroxy-6-hydroxymethyldihydropteridine diphosphokinase, which translates to MNRVYIALGSNLADPLHQVQNALDALDALPDSRMLACSSFYRTPPYGPPDQPDYLNAVIALDTLLPPETLLDNTQRIELQQGRVRKAMRWGARTLDLDILLYGSLTLHNERLIVPHYDMKNRAFMLVPLVEIAPDIMFPDGTRAKDILDTLDASDIQPW; encoded by the coding sequence ATGAATCGCGTTTATATTGCCTTAGGCAGTAACCTTGCCGATCCGCTGCATCAGGTGCAAAACGCGCTTGATGCACTGGACGCACTGCCGGACAGCAGGATGCTTGCCTGCTCTTCCTTTTACCGCACCCCGCCTTATGGCCCACCCGATCAGCCGGATTATCTCAACGCCGTTATTGCGCTGGATACTCTCTTGCCACCCGAAACGCTGTTAGACAACACGCAACGTATTGAGCTACAGCAAGGCCGTGTCCGTAAAGCAATGCGCTGGGGGGCCCGTACGCTTGATTTAGATATTCTGCTATATGGTTCGCTCACTCTGCACAACGAGCGCCTTATCGTGCCGCATTACGATATGAAAAATCGTGCGTTCATGCTGGTACCGCTGGTTGAAATAGCTCCGGATATCATGTTCCCTGATGGTACCCGTGCGAAAGACATTCTGGACACTCTGGATGCCAGCGACATCCAGCCGTGGTAG
- the panB gene encoding 3-methyl-2-oxobutanoate hydroxymethyltransferase translates to MKPTTISHLRQWKQTGRKFASITAYDFSFAKLFADEGIQVMLVGDSLGMTVQGHDSTLPVTIADIVYHTQAVRRGAPGTLLLSDLPFMSYATPDETFSNAAQLMRAGANMVKLEGGKWLAETVRQLTERAVPVCGHLGLTPQSVNIFGGYKIQGRDSADADRLLEDALALEAAGAQLMVLECVPVTLAERVTNALTIPVIGIGAGNVTDGQILVMHDALGITGGHIPKFAKNFLTPAGDIRAAVRQYITEVEAGSYPAEEHSFH, encoded by the coding sequence ATGAAACCTACCACCATTTCTCATCTGCGCCAGTGGAAACAAACTGGTCGCAAGTTCGCTTCAATCACCGCTTATGATTTTAGCTTTGCCAAACTTTTTGCAGATGAAGGCATTCAGGTAATGCTGGTGGGCGATTCTCTGGGCATGACGGTCCAGGGGCACGACTCTACGTTGCCGGTTACCATCGCCGATATCGTTTATCATACTCAAGCCGTTCGCCGCGGGGCCCCTGGCACCCTGTTGCTTTCCGATCTGCCTTTTATGAGTTATGCCACCCCTGATGAAACCTTCAGTAACGCCGCACAGTTAATGCGTGCCGGTGCCAATATGGTAAAACTGGAGGGCGGTAAATGGCTGGCAGAAACCGTCAGGCAGCTCACCGAACGTGCAGTTCCGGTTTGTGGTCATCTTGGCCTGACGCCACAGTCCGTTAATATCTTTGGCGGTTATAAGATCCAGGGACGTGACAGTGCCGATGCCGACCGCCTGCTGGAAGATGCTCTGGCTCTTGAGGCTGCGGGTGCCCAACTGATGGTATTAGAGTGCGTTCCGGTCACCTTAGCAGAACGCGTTACGAATGCGCTAACCATCCCGGTCATTGGCATTGGTGCCGGCAATGTCACCGACGGACAAATTCTGGTCATGCATGACGCGTTAGGTATTACCGGTGGCCACATCCCCAAATTTGCTAAAAATTTCCTGACGCCGGCCGGGGACATTCGTGCCGCTGTGCGCCAGTATATTACCGAAGTGGAAGCGGGGAGTTACCCTGCTGAAGAACATAGTTTCCACTAA
- the panC gene encoding pantoate--beta-alanine ligase, whose protein sequence is MLIIETLPILRREIRRWRQDGKRIALVPTMGNLHEGHMTLVDEARERADIVVVSIFVNPMQFDRPDDLARYPRTLQEDCEKLNRRGVDLVFSPAPADVYPQGLDTQTFVEVPGISSLLEGASRPGHFRGVSTIVSKLFNLVQPDLACFGEKDFQQLALIRKMVADMGYDIDIIGVPTVRAKDGLALSSRNGYLTADERKLASGLSKVMNSMAEKMSNGERHVEQLIADAEAELIEKGFRPDGLAICDAGTLLPLTTESQSAVILMAGWLGNARLIDNKQVDLTL, encoded by the coding sequence GTGCTGATTATTGAAACGCTGCCGATACTGCGCCGTGAAATTCGTCGTTGGCGTCAGGATGGCAAACGCATCGCGCTGGTCCCGACGATGGGCAACCTGCATGAAGGCCATATGACTCTGGTCGATGAAGCCCGTGAGCGTGCGGATATTGTGGTGGTCAGTATTTTCGTCAATCCAATGCAGTTTGACCGTCCGGACGACCTGGCACGCTATCCCCGCACGCTGCAGGAGGATTGTGAAAAGCTAAATCGCCGCGGCGTTGACCTGGTATTTTCACCCGCGCCCGCCGATGTTTATCCACAAGGTCTGGACACTCAGACATTTGTTGAAGTACCGGGCATATCCAGTCTGCTGGAGGGGGCAAGCCGTCCCGGCCATTTTCGCGGCGTCTCTACTATTGTCAGCAAGTTGTTCAATCTGGTGCAGCCGGATCTCGCCTGCTTTGGTGAGAAGGATTTCCAGCAGTTGGCACTGATCCGTAAGATGGTAGCCGATATGGGCTACGATATTGATATTATTGGCGTGCCCACGGTACGCGCAAAAGACGGTCTGGCATTGAGCTCGCGTAACGGCTACCTGACGGCAGATGAACGCAAGCTGGCTTCGGGACTCAGTAAGGTCATGAACAGCATGGCGGAGAAAATGTCTAATGGAGAACGCCATGTCGAACAACTCATTGCCGATGCAGAAGCGGAGCTTATTGAGAAAGGATTTCGCCCGGATGGCCTGGCGATCTGTGATGCCGGGACGCTCCTGCCGCTAACGACAGAGAGTCAAAGTGCCGTTATTCTGATGGCTGGCTGGCTGGGTAATGCACGTCTTATCGACAATAAACAGGTCGATCTGACGCTGTAG
- the panD gene encoding aspartate 1-decarboxylase, which translates to MIRTMLQGKLHRVKVTQADLHYEGSCAIDQDFLDASGILQYEAIDIYNVNNGQRFSTYAISAERGSKIISVNGAAARCACEGDILIICSYVQMADEQARQWQPKVAYFEGDNEMKRLAKSVPVQLA; encoded by the coding sequence ATGATACGCACCATGTTGCAAGGCAAGTTGCATCGAGTCAAAGTCACCCAGGCCGATCTGCACTATGAAGGCTCCTGCGCTATCGATCAGGATTTCCTCGATGCGTCAGGAATTCTTCAGTACGAAGCAATCGATATATACAACGTGAATAACGGGCAGCGCTTCTCTACCTACGCTATCTCTGCCGAGCGGGGCTCGAAAATCATCTCCGTTAACGGCGCGGCAGCCCGCTGTGCATGTGAAGGAGATATTCTCATTATCTGTTCTTACGTTCAGATGGCTGACGAACAGGCCCGCCAGTGGCAGCCGAAAGTGGCCTATTTTGAAGGTGATAATGAGATGAAACGTTTAGCAAAATCGGTTCCCGTTCAGCTGGCCTGA